A genomic segment from Tuwongella immobilis encodes:
- a CDS encoding arylsulfatase produces the protein MRHSLLATLGFLVLLGNIHAAAPESLINRKPNIILIMTDDQGYGDLACHGNPILKTPNLDQLHRQSVRFTDFHVSPTCAPTRSALMTGRHEFFNGITHTIFERERLRLDATILPQMLKQQGYRTGIFGKWHLGDEDAYQPQKRGFDEVFIHGAGGIGQTYAGSCGDAPGNRYFDPVIRKNGQFVKTSGYCTDVFFDEMIRWVDSQRKQGPFFAYVTPNAPHAPLDCPVGSDEPYRGKVPNPVAKFYGMIANIDTNMGKLMAKLREWELETNTLLIFMTDNGTATGSQVFNAGMRGAKGTPFTGGTRVPAFWRWTGTLPAGVDVPVLTCHWDILPTFVELTGHQPKPEWKATWQGRSLVPLLQDPKANWPDRIFISHVGRWKNGEAATGRDVQASIRNARWQLVIQNPKKIELFDLKNDPGEQRNVMLEHPEVAAELRAEFNRWWDAVQPNLVNESAKPPAINPFKEAYWRQFGGPGPNQVPPPPGLLR, from the coding sequence GTGAGACATTCGCTATTGGCCACCCTCGGGTTCCTCGTATTGCTCGGCAATATCCATGCGGCTGCCCCAGAAAGCCTCATCAATCGCAAGCCGAACATTATTTTGATTATGACCGACGATCAGGGGTATGGCGATTTGGCCTGCCATGGAAACCCGATCCTGAAGACTCCCAATCTTGATCAACTCCATCGGCAGAGTGTGCGATTCACCGATTTTCATGTCAGCCCCACCTGCGCGCCAACTCGTTCGGCGTTGATGACCGGCCGACACGAATTTTTCAACGGGATCACACACACCATTTTCGAGCGGGAACGCTTGCGGTTGGACGCCACGATTTTGCCGCAAATGCTGAAACAACAAGGATATCGGACAGGCATCTTCGGGAAATGGCATCTGGGTGATGAAGATGCCTATCAGCCGCAAAAACGCGGATTCGATGAAGTCTTCATCCATGGAGCCGGCGGAATCGGTCAAACGTATGCCGGAAGTTGTGGCGATGCACCCGGAAATCGCTATTTCGATCCCGTGATTCGTAAAAATGGCCAATTTGTAAAAACGTCGGGGTATTGCACCGATGTGTTCTTCGACGAAATGATTCGCTGGGTCGATTCGCAGCGAAAACAAGGCCCATTCTTTGCGTATGTCACGCCGAATGCCCCGCATGCCCCGCTGGATTGTCCCGTCGGGTCGGATGAACCGTATCGCGGCAAGGTGCCCAATCCCGTCGCCAAATTCTACGGCATGATCGCCAACATTGACACCAACATGGGCAAACTCATGGCGAAATTGCGCGAGTGGGAGTTGGAAACCAATACGCTGTTGATCTTTATGACCGACAACGGCACCGCTACTGGATCGCAAGTATTCAACGCTGGCATGCGCGGTGCCAAAGGCACCCCCTTCACCGGCGGCACCCGTGTCCCTGCGTTTTGGCGCTGGACGGGCACCCTGCCCGCCGGCGTGGATGTCCCCGTCTTGACCTGTCACTGGGATATTCTGCCGACATTTGTCGAACTCACCGGCCATCAACCCAAACCGGAATGGAAGGCGACGTGGCAAGGTCGATCGCTGGTCCCATTATTGCAAGATCCGAAGGCGAACTGGCCGGATCGCATCTTCATTTCGCACGTGGGCCGCTGGAAGAATGGCGAAGCCGCGACTGGCCGAGACGTTCAGGCGAGCATTCGCAACGCGCGCTGGCAATTGGTGATTCAGAATCCCAAGAAAATCGAACTATTCGATCTCAAGAATGATCCGGGCGAACAACGCAACGTGATGCTGGAGCATCCCGAGGTTGCCGCCGAACTTCGCGCCGAATTCAATCGCTGGTGGGATGCCGTTCAGCCGAATCTCGTGAACGAATCGGCCAAACCGCCGGCGATCAACCCATTCAAAGAAGCGTACTGGCGTCAGTTTGGTGGGCCGGGTCCAAATCAGGTGCCACCGCCACCAGGATTGCTTCGTTGA
- a CDS encoding DUF1415 domain-containing protein has translation MEPTPEQAIAETQQWIQTVVIGMNLCPFARKVVQDQTIRYQTTLTTDPETLFQAVAAELTLLTETPRERIETSILIHPNVLTDFLEYNDFLGAVDELIAQQGLAGVIQVASFHPDYQFAGTRADSVENYTNRSPYPMLHFLREVSITEVSDDPEFLEQIPERNQLTLRDVGRKAMLAKLKAIREQAAAQRSNPGGGGT, from the coding sequence ATGGAACCCACGCCCGAGCAAGCGATTGCCGAGACGCAACAGTGGATTCAAACAGTCGTCATCGGCATGAATCTCTGCCCGTTCGCCCGAAAGGTGGTGCAGGATCAGACGATTCGCTACCAAACGACGCTGACAACCGATCCGGAGACGCTCTTTCAAGCGGTTGCCGCCGAGTTGACGCTGCTGACGGAGACGCCGCGGGAGAGGATCGAAACGTCGATCCTGATTCATCCGAATGTGCTGACGGATTTTTTGGAATACAATGATTTTCTCGGTGCTGTCGATGAACTGATCGCGCAACAGGGATTGGCCGGGGTGATTCAGGTGGCGAGTTTCCACCCGGATTATCAGTTTGCTGGCACGCGAGCGGATTCGGTCGAAAACTACACGAATCGCTCGCCGTATCCGATGCTGCATTTTCTGCGGGAAGTGAGCATTACCGAAGTGTCGGACGATCCCGAATTTCTCGAACAAATTCCCGAACGCAACCAACTGACCTTGCGCGATGTGGGACGCAAGGCCATGTTGGCGAAACTCAAAGCCATTCGAGAGCAAGCGGCCGCTCAACGAAGCAATCCTGGTGGCGGTGGCACCTGA
- a CDS encoding efflux RND transporter permease subunit, with product MIARFFVDRPIFATVISLVIMLAGGVAVFSLPVAQYPDVSPPTVQVTAVYPGANAITVQDTVAAPIEAQVSGVEGMMYMSSRCTNDGSYSLTVTFKLGTDADLAQVLVQNRVALALPVVPQIVQNQGINVKKSSPNTLMIVNLVSPDGRYDNLFLSNYATIDVRDELGRLPGVAGVSYIGQRDYSLRAWLDPQKMAALNLSAMDVVSAIGQQNIQVAAGQIGQRPSPTGQQFQLTINTQGRLVEPQEFAEIIIKGSAAQSEASSGLQSSGSTSASGAAAGTLGDTTLMSEGDPTATPSTGIVRLRDVARVERGAQQYDQSCTLDGAPSVALSIYQQPGSNALETAQRVYDKMEELRTRFPDGLDFKIVYDTTPFIQESVNEVFHTLRDAVILVAIVVLFFLQDWRAMILPMIDVPVSLIGTFAVMAMLGFTLNNLTLFGLVLAIGIVVDDAIVVLENIERQMATGLDARTATIKAMEEITGPVLAITLVLSAVFIPCCFLGGITGQFFRQFAVTVSVSTIISAINALTMTPSRAVLIFKTGDGHGGHRKEALPWWSLAILGCWLSWSLVPKVWGEADADHHTGMWNGSEMWHGFVRHGLPGLLIGGLLGWLTIRWINRILGAIFRGFNRIFDALTVGYGRVVRVSVRLTALVMLVYGGLLAMTYWEFQRTPTGFIPEQDKGYLIVNVELPDSASVERTEQAMAAIERITRAIPGVKHTLGISGQSLILNAKSPNLGSMYVILDDFEQRRSPDRSADAVSRLIQQQSNREVADAAVAVFGAPPVDGLGTTAGFNLIVEARGGTELEELDAVTQRIMAKAEADPELTGLFNSSGTNTPWLYLDIDRTKCRVLGVSVGEVFSTLQVYLGSYYVNNFNEFGRTWQVNVQADPRFRSRVEDILQLQVRNEQGQMVRFGTFLSVRDAVGPVMVMRYNLYSATSITANPASGVGSAQAIARLTEIADSELPRSMQAEWTDLAFLQNQAGNTAMIFFILAVVFVFLVLAAQYESWRLPLAVILVVPMCLLSSLLGVKWGGIEVSIFTQIGFVVLVGLACKNAILIVEFAKQMQDRGVPVNQAIVEASQLRLRPIVMTSFAFIFGVVPLVFATGAGAEMRHSLGLAVFSGMLGVTLFGIILTPVFYRFLSWFGADRSTPESR from the coding sequence ATGATCGCCCGTTTCTTTGTCGATCGCCCGATTTTCGCCACGGTGATTTCGCTGGTGATTATGCTTGCAGGGGGAGTGGCAGTCTTCTCGCTGCCGGTGGCGCAATACCCCGATGTCTCGCCGCCCACGGTGCAAGTGACGGCAGTTTATCCCGGTGCGAATGCGATTACCGTGCAAGACACCGTCGCCGCCCCGATCGAAGCGCAAGTCAGCGGCGTTGAGGGGATGATGTATATGTCCTCGCGCTGCACCAATGATGGCTCGTATTCGCTGACGGTAACCTTCAAACTGGGAACCGATGCGGATCTTGCCCAAGTGTTGGTGCAGAATCGGGTTGCGCTCGCACTGCCGGTGGTGCCGCAGATCGTGCAGAATCAAGGAATTAACGTCAAGAAGTCGTCGCCAAATACGCTGATGATCGTGAATCTCGTCTCCCCGGATGGGCGATACGATAATCTATTCTTGAGCAACTATGCAACCATCGATGTGCGCGATGAATTGGGGCGACTGCCCGGAGTGGCGGGCGTTTCCTACATTGGGCAACGCGATTACAGTTTGCGGGCGTGGCTCGATCCGCAGAAAATGGCTGCGCTCAATCTGAGTGCCATGGATGTCGTCTCCGCGATCGGTCAGCAGAACATTCAAGTGGCGGCCGGCCAGATCGGGCAACGCCCCTCGCCCACCGGCCAGCAATTCCAACTCACCATCAATACCCAGGGGCGATTGGTCGAACCGCAAGAATTTGCGGAGATTATCATCAAGGGATCGGCTGCCCAATCGGAAGCGAGCAGCGGGTTGCAGTCATCGGGATCGACATCAGCCAGCGGAGCAGCGGCGGGCACACTCGGCGACACCACCCTGATGAGCGAAGGCGACCCGACCGCGACCCCATCGACGGGAATTGTCCGCTTGCGCGATGTCGCTCGAGTCGAGCGCGGGGCCCAGCAGTACGATCAATCCTGCACCCTCGACGGTGCCCCGTCCGTGGCGCTGTCGATTTACCAGCAACCCGGCTCCAACGCGCTGGAAACAGCCCAGCGCGTCTACGACAAGATGGAGGAGTTGCGCACGCGATTTCCCGATGGGCTGGATTTCAAAATCGTCTACGATACCACGCCATTTATCCAAGAATCGGTCAACGAAGTCTTTCACACCCTGCGCGATGCGGTCATTCTGGTGGCGATTGTGGTGCTGTTCTTCCTGCAAGATTGGCGGGCAATGATTCTGCCGATGATCGATGTGCCCGTTTCGCTCATCGGAACCTTTGCCGTGATGGCCATGTTGGGGTTTACGCTCAACAACCTCACTCTGTTTGGATTGGTATTGGCGATCGGGATTGTCGTCGATGATGCGATTGTGGTGCTGGAAAATATCGAGCGGCAGATGGCCACCGGACTCGACGCCCGCACTGCGACCATCAAAGCCATGGAAGAAATCACCGGCCCCGTGTTGGCGATTACCCTGGTGCTGAGTGCCGTGTTCATTCCCTGCTGTTTCCTGGGCGGCATCACCGGGCAGTTCTTCCGCCAATTTGCGGTGACCGTCTCCGTGTCGACGATCATCTCGGCGATTAACGCACTCACCATGACCCCTTCGCGAGCGGTGCTGATCTTCAAAACTGGCGACGGTCACGGTGGCCATCGCAAAGAAGCACTGCCGTGGTGGAGCCTGGCGATTTTGGGCTGCTGGTTGAGTTGGTCGCTGGTGCCGAAGGTTTGGGGCGAGGCGGATGCCGATCACCATACCGGCATGTGGAATGGGAGCGAAATGTGGCATGGCTTCGTTCGGCATGGCTTGCCGGGCCTGCTCATCGGCGGCCTGTTGGGGTGGCTGACCATCCGCTGGATCAATCGCATCTTGGGGGCGATCTTTCGAGGATTCAACCGCATTTTCGATGCGCTCACGGTGGGATACGGCCGAGTTGTTCGGGTTAGCGTGCGACTGACGGCACTGGTGATGTTGGTCTACGGCGGACTCTTGGCCATGACCTATTGGGAATTCCAACGCACACCCACCGGATTCATTCCCGAACAAGACAAAGGCTATCTGATTGTTAACGTCGAATTGCCCGATTCGGCATCAGTCGAGCGCACCGAACAGGCCATGGCTGCCATCGAACGGATCACCCGCGCGATTCCCGGAGTCAAGCATACGCTCGGAATTTCCGGCCAATCGCTGATTCTCAATGCCAAGTCGCCCAATCTCGGATCGATGTACGTGATTTTGGACGATTTCGAGCAACGGCGCTCACCGGATCGCAGTGCAGATGCCGTGTCGCGGTTGATTCAGCAGCAAAGCAATCGGGAAGTGGCCGATGCTGCGGTCGCCGTCTTTGGTGCGCCGCCAGTCGATGGTTTGGGCACCACCGCAGGTTTCAATTTGATTGTCGAAGCGCGTGGCGGCACCGAGTTGGAAGAACTTGACGCGGTCACGCAACGCATCATGGCGAAAGCGGAGGCCGATCCCGAGTTGACCGGATTATTCAACTCGTCGGGCACGAATACGCCCTGGCTGTATCTGGATATCGATCGCACGAAATGTCGTGTGTTGGGTGTTTCGGTGGGCGAAGTGTTTAGCACGCTTCAGGTCTATCTGGGGTCTTACTATGTCAACAATTTCAACGAATTCGGGCGAACTTGGCAGGTGAATGTGCAGGCCGATCCGCGCTTTCGCAGTCGCGTGGAAGATATTCTGCAACTGCAAGTGCGAAACGAACAAGGGCAGATGGTTCGTTTTGGCACGTTTTTGAGCGTGCGAGACGCCGTCGGGCCGGTGATGGTGATGCGCTACAATCTCTATTCGGCAACCTCGATTACCGCGAATCCCGCCAGCGGAGTTGGTTCGGCTCAAGCGATTGCTCGATTGACGGAAATTGCCGATTCGGAACTTCCGCGATCGATGCAGGCGGAGTGGACCGATTTGGCATTTCTCCAGAATCAGGCTGGAAATACGGCGATGATCTTTTTCATTCTCGCGGTCGTGTTCGTGTTTTTGGTGTTGGCGGCCCAATACGAAAGCTGGCGGCTGCCACTTGCGGTCATTCTCGTCGTGCCCATGTGTTTGCTCAGTTCGCTGTTGGGCGTGAAGTGGGGCGGCATCGAAGTCTCGATCTTCACGCAAATTGGCTTCGTGGTGTTGGTGGGGCTGGCATGCAAAAATGCGATTCTGATTGTGGAATTCGCCAAGCAGATGCAGGATCGCGGCGTGCCGGTCAATCAGGCGATTGTCGAAGCATCGCAGTTGCGATTGCGGCCGATTGTGATGACCTCGTTCGCGTTCATCTTCGGGGTGGTGCCGTTGGTGTTTGCGACGGGTGCGGGGGCCGAAATGCGGCATTCCTTGGGGTTGGCCGTGTTTAGTGGGATGCTTGGCGTGACGTTGTTTGGTATCATTCTCACGCCGGTGTTCTATCGCTTCCTGAGTTGGTTCGGGGCGGATCGATCGACTCCGGAATCCCGATAA